One region of Polypterus senegalus isolate Bchr_013 chromosome 11, ASM1683550v1, whole genome shotgun sequence genomic DNA includes:
- the LOC120539179 gene encoding uncharacterized protein LOC120539179, giving the protein MRMLNHLLSRMFTCLLLVLLFNFHRVLLTLGNDQLCHNTEKLLSEFPKTVDKSNRCMMSCTMQTWMSLASGNRTMTLLLHATVPGKDNRFCWLRHLLCVKGKRLHKAYVLLPLQEGKLQPDSVIHLQTLGSSRKSLLESEQSQSIFGSECGLRFDMTQFIMVTENLVEICVEPLLNGHPAFSSVMDGLKCQPFLGTIWKKQHHSIQ; this is encoded by the exons ATGAGGATGTTGAATCACTTGCTATCTCGGATGTTTACTTGTCTTCTTTTGGTTTTGCTCTTCAACTTCCATAGAGTTTTATTGACATTAGGCAATGACCAGCTGTGTCATAATACAGAAAAACTGCTGTCTGAGTTCCCGAAAACTGTTGATAAATCGAACAGATGCATGATGAGCTGTACAATGCAGACATGGATGTCACTGGCTAGTGGGAACCGAACAATGACTTTACTCCTCCATGCAACCGTTCCAG GGAAGGATAACAGATTCTGTTGGCTTCGGCACCTGCTATGTGTAAAGGGAAAACGTCTCCACAAAGCTTATGTTCTTCTACCTTTGCAAGAGGGAAAACTGCAGCCAGATTCCGTAATCCACCTGCAGACTCTGGGTTCTTCCAGAAAAAGCCTATTGGAATCAGAACAGAGCCAGTCAATTTTTGGTAGTGAGTGTGGCCTCCGCTTTGATATGACTCAGTTCATTATGGTCACAGAGAATTTGGTAGAGATATGTGTGGAGCCACTGCTGAATGGACATCCAGCTTTTAGTTCAGTAATGGATGGTCTCAAATGCCAACCATTTCTTGGTACAATTTGGAAAAAACAACACCATTCCATTCAATAA